A region of the Paenibacillus sp. J23TS9 genome:
TTTCTGACCCTTGCTCTGCTGCAATCGGTCTGCGTAACGACTGGAGATATGTTTATTCTTGGAACCTATGTCGTCGATAAGCCCTGGTTTGTTGTCTTTGGTCTGGTGAACAGCGCTGTGTTTATGCTGATTGTCTACACTTTGGTATCCGTATTCGGAAACGTTGGGAAGGCATTGGCCATCGTTATGCTGGTGCTGCAGCTCGCAGGCTCCGGTGGCACATTTCCTATTCAGACAACACCCGCCTTTTTTAGAGCGATCCATCCCTTTCTCCCGTTTACGTACGGTATTAGCATGATGCGCGAATCCGTTGGAGGAATCATTTGGAGTATCGTCAGAAATGATCTTCTCATCATGTGCATTTATGCGGGAATCACCTTAATTATCGGTCTCGCACTAAAAGGAATTATTAACCAGCTTGCAGCAGGCCTGGTCAAAAAGGCCAAGGAAAGCAAGCTGATCCATTGAACGAAAAAGACGCATTCTTGTTGAATGCGTCTTTCTTGTTCATTCCCGGGACGGTACCGGAATTTCCAATATTTCACCGGTGCTTTTGATTTTGGTGTTCACTGTGCATCGAAAGGTAACTTCTGGGTAAAGCTCATCCCAATTTATATTCTTCCACTCTTTATAGCTGATGCTGTTGCGGACTTGTTTACCGAGACCGACATTGTCTGCCCGTTTGTCTTTCATGATATCCACCATGTCCTCCATTTTGTTAGAGATATACTTGGAAATACCCTGTTCAATAGTAATGATATCCTTATGATTATCTAAAAGTACATTTCCCGTATACTCCATAATATCTCCCTTGACTTCTAGACACAGCTCAACCACAAATCCCCCGCTTCGTTTTCGCCACACTTTAAATTTCTTATCGCTGCTAACCGTGCCCAGCATAACAGCACCATCTGAATCGTTCTGATCGAGCTTGATATAAATTTCACCCTGTCTGTATTTGCCCCGAGACATGGCAAACAGCATATTATAGTCCGCGCTTAACTTACCGACATATTTGTCATCCTTAAACAAGGCAAGACCGTCAACAATCACATTGTCTCCTTTTTTCCGTACAATAGGAGCGACCGGATCGATCCCGTCATCCAGATAATCTCTTGTAAATTGATATATGTTTACCTGCGGAATGTTTTGATTTTTCCAATTCTTCTCCAATAGATGGTCAACATATTGGCTGGTATTGGGGTGATTAGGGAATTGACTTCTTAATAATTCCTCTACAGAGCCATTCACGACCGTTATTTTAACCCGGGGTGATATCGAAGGATCCCGCACCAAATTTTCGATCAGCTTGCGGATTCCCTGACTGGCCACATCCATACTGTACATCGTGTTTCGGAGCTGTCCGGATACAATATTCCGGCTGGTCTGTCTGGAAAGCTTGATTTTAGCTTCCTTGCTAGTTTCTGCTTCTGCTGTAATCAGCTCCTGTTTAACTTCACTTCCTCCTTCTCCCTGGTTAATAATGGCCGCGGTTACGTTCAGCTTTTGTTCATCATCAAGGTCATAACCAATGGTATGATCAATGGCCAGCTTTTCCAGAATTCTTTGGCTTTTGTTGCAGCCAGTCATTTGAAGAGCCATGCCAATAAGCATTACACATACAATGAGCAGCTTTAAGACTCGCTTAGACACGGCTCTTCACCCCCATTCGCCCTTGAATCAGCAGAAGCAGAATGAGAAATATAGGGAAAGCAAATGAAAAAGCCACTTCGCCATAGCTCAATATCTTGAGCCATAATTCCAGTTCATACAGCGTGTCTGGTAAAATCGAGAGCAGGAAAGTGATAAAGACGATAAACAATGCCATTACATTGCGGTTCGCTTTGGGAAATACATGATGTACCGCTTCGCCTGCAGACCAAGTGTACATCGTGGAAGTTACCACGACCGTGAACAGCAGGAAGCTGAATAACATGTTCTCCAATCTTTCCACAAAAGGCAGCTGAATATATGCCAGCATGTCCAGCAGCGGGTAAATCATGATTTTCAATTGTCCCAGACTAAAAAAACCGAAGCTGATGAACACAAACGAGAAATAGGTCAACGTCGTCATGAGATTGCCGATTTGGACGGATCTCGTCCACTTCTTGGATCTGTCAGCGTATGGCATGACAAACAAAATCAGCTCATAACCCACAAAAGCGGCAAACATGTCTACAGCGCCTACGAGCATATCTCTTCCCCCCTTAAACACAAAAGGGGTCATACGTTCAAACTCAAAATCATTCGAAAAAGCAAACAATAAGAACACCATCCATAAGATCAAAAGCGAAAAAACAGTCGCAGCCTTGCTGATATTGTAAATTCCTTTGGTCACGAGAATTAAAACCAGAAGGTTAAAACAGCCCTGCAGCATTAAGGGAGAAGCCGTTGGGAAAGCAATGAGCTGAAATATATGGATGTATTGCTTTCCAACCAAACATCCGATGGCAGCCAGATAAGCAGAAAGTAATAGGTAGATGGGAATAACAATGAATCGTGGAATGGATTTTTCCATGATATCAAAGACCGACATGCCGTTGCCCATCCGGTTGACGATAGAAATCAACACAATATTAATCGCAGCTACACAGCCTAGGATCAAAATGGACAGCCATCCATTCGTACCAAAGTAGACGGCTGCCTTTCTGGACAAACTCAGCGCTGACACGCCTGTTTGAATCATAAATACAAGTAAGGCGATATGGGTCGAATACAGTCTTTCCTTCATAGGACGCCTTCCTTTATCGTTTCATTTTATTACGCACCTTGTTATGAGTCCTTGATTGAGCGGGACGATCCTTCAGCATCCAGAACGGACCCCGGATGAAGCTATCCTTCCAATCCTGAAAATTCAGCGGCGCAATGGGTGTAATATACGAGGAACCCAAACTTGTAAGCTTGGAAAGATGTATCACCAGGATGGATATCCCGATCATGAGCCCAAAATTCCCCCAGATTCCAGCCAAAATAATCAAGAAAAACCGGGCAAAGCGAATGGAGGCACTCATCACATAACTGGGGATGACAAAGGAAGCAATCGCTGATAAAGCCACAGCAATAATCAGAATATTACTCGTAAGCCCTGCCTGTACCGCTGCTTGTCCAATGACGATACCTCCAACAATCCCTATCGTTTGGCCGATTTTACTGGGAAGACGCGCACCTGCCTCACGCAGCAGCTCAATCGTCACCTCCATAAGAAGCGCCTCAAACACAGGTGGAAACGGCACGCGGCTTCGTGATTCGATCAGGGTATATAGTAAATTTTCGGGTATCATCTCATAATGGTAGGTTGTAATGGCTACGTATACCGCTGTAAAGGTAATTGTGATGATAAAGGCGATATATCTCAGAATCCGGGTTGCTGTGCCAATAATCCAGCGTTGATAATAGTCATCCGGAGAGGTGAAAAATTCAAATAGCGATGTTGGACCTGAAATCACCGAAGGACTTTCGTCCATAATGACCGCTACCCTTCCACTCGAAAGCTTGGAAACAATCAAATCAGGACGTTCCGTTGTCAAAAACAAAGGGAAAATCGTATTGGGATAATCATCGATGTGCTGAACAAGCATGTTACTGTCCGTAATGATGTCGACTTCAATATCACGGATCCGCTTAATCATTTCATTCACAAATTCCATATTAACGATCCCGTCAATATACAACACAAACACATCGCTTTTGGCCACTTCTCCCACAGACAGCTGAATGGCCTTTAGATGGGAGCTTTTCAGCTTACGGCGGATTAAGGACAAATTGGTAAATGCAGATTCTGTAAAGGCATCATGGGGACCGATGATGACTGCTTCCGTCTCTGACTGCTCAATGGAGCGGCTGCTTGGACCGTACAGTGATACCAGATAAACCGATGATTCATGAAAAATAGCTGCGTCACCCTTAAGTATCCCCTCAATGATTTCCTTGCTGCTAGAAGATGAGTTGAACCGGGAGTCCTTCAGGAGATGATCCAGTTCATCGGCTTGAACATTCGCAAAAGGCTGAAGAACCTCTCTCTCCATGGCATCCTTGTCAATCAAATGGTCAAAATATACCATATCTGCGGATAACATCGGAAAATTCCGATGAATCAAATCGACACACTGTTCGAACTCATGCAGCACATACTCCAAAGTAATCGGCTTATGTTTTGCCGTCATTCTGCCATCTCCCCCCTTGGAAACATTAGACAAGGTTAGTGTGCATAACAGCTGGAAAAATATACGTTTGCGTTTATCTCTATATCACTTCATTACTTATAAAAAAAAGACCGCAGCAGGGCTGCGATCTTTACATAAGTCAAGTTCTATGCCATTTTATACCGCGGATTCATTCTCCAGTTCCTGTATGGTTTGAATCAGAAACGTTCGGTTGCATTCAAGCAAAGCCAGTCTATGCCGGAAGGAAAGATTCACTCCAATTCCCTCTTCGTGTGAAGGGATCGAGGAGCAGGCCTCAATCAACTGATTCATTTTCTCCAGTTTGATTTTAAGAAGCTCCTTGGCGTCTTTCCGTGAAAGATGATCTATAAACATTAAACCGATCTCTCCTGCCGGAGTTACATTTTCTGCATGGGCCAGAGATGAGCGAAGCAGATCGTAAAAAAGCTCTCTGCCGCGATCCGTGATGGAATAAATTTGTCTGGGCGGCCGGTTACCTTCCTGTTCCACTGTAACATCTACGCATCCTTGTTTATCCAACCGTTTTAAGATAGAATATGCCGTCGCTTTCTTCATATCGGACACTTGTCCCAAATTCCGTTCAATAAAATCATTAATTTGATAACCATGCTGGCTTTGAGTCATTAGCAGACCCAAAACAAGCAGTTCACGTTCATCCATATCAAAGACCCCTTCGATTCTTATGCTACTACTAGTATAGTCATACCTGACTAGAAGGTCAAAAATTTGTTGCTCTAATCCCAGAATGTATAGTCGCTGCCAATAAGAAGAGGAGCCGATGATCAATCGGCTCCTCTTTTAGTTCTTTTTATTCCATTTGGGATTTGGTCAACCATACCTTCATCCGTGAGATAACCTCGTTGATATTTAGCGGTTTGCTCAGATAATCCGAGGCACCAGCCGCCAAACATTTATCTTTATCTTCCTTCATTGCTTTAGCAGTTAACGCAAGGATCGGCAGTTCCGTTAAGTCCAGCGTATTGCGGATATTTTTCATCGTTTGATACCCATCCATTTCAGGCATCATGATGTCCATTAGGATAATGGAAATATCAGGATCAGTTTGCAGGATATCAAGGCATTCATAGCCGTTCTGAGCCGTAAGAACATGCATATTATATCTCTCTAGCGCATTCGCCAAAGCGTAAACATTCCGTATATCATCGTCGACAACAAGCACTTTTTTACCTTCAAAAAGCTCGGTCTCCTCAAGGAACAATGGTTCCTGTTCAACCATGCTTTGTCCTAACGGCTTGCCGCCAGTTTCCTCTGGCTTATAAGACCATGCCGCTTGTGACGCCGCGCCAGGAGCGGCTCCAACAGCCGCTTCGGACTGCATCAGGATCATAGGCGAAACATCAACATGCTCTGTTTCACAAGGCAGATACAACGTAAAGGTGCTGCCGATACCCGGTACACTTTCCACAGTCAGCTCGCCGCCAAGCAGCTTGGCAAATTGCTGGGATATGGACAATCCAAGTCCCGTACCTCCAAATTTCCGCGCTGTCGCACCATCAGCCTGCTTAAAGGCTTCAAATATCATGTTCTGCTTGTCTTCCGAAATTCCGATTCCCGTATCCCTTACAGCAAAAGCGAGCGTTTCTGTCGGAATAGAGAATCCTTTCGTTGTAACCGAATCAAGCTTGTATATATTTAGGCTGACTTCCCCGCGTTCTGTGAATTTGAAAGCGTTCGAGAGCAGATTTCTAATAATCTGATGAAGTCTGAGCTCATCGCTATAAAAAATATCAGGAACATTCGGAGCAATTTCATATCTGAATTGAAGTGATTTGAACTCCGCTGTTTTACCAAAATAACGTTCCATGGACTCCGGTAGTTCAGACATATTCACAGCAGATATTTCAAGCTGGATTTTACCCGCCTCTACCTTGGAAAGATCCAAAATATCATTGATCAGATGAAGAAGGTCTGTGCCCGATGAATTGATCACCGATGCATAATTGGCCTCTTCTTCGGTCAGATTGCCTGTCCGGTTTTCCGCAAGAATCTGGGATAGAATTAACATGCTGTTCAGCGGTGTACGCAGCTCATGAGACATATTCGCCAGGAACTCCGATTTATAATTGGAGCTGGTTTCCAGCTGCCCTGCGTACTTCTCCAGCTCGACCGCAGCATTCTGTGCCTGATCCTTCTGGATTTCCAGCTTTTCATTCATCGATTGCAGCTCATCTGTCTGCATTTGCAGTTCCTCAGACTGTACCTGCAGCTCCTCCGTTTGAACCTGCAGCTCTTCCGACTGTGATTGAAGCTCCTCATTTAAGGTCTGCGATTCCATATAGAGACGCTGGATTTCCATTCGGTTTATAACGCTGTGCATCGTGCCGCTTGCCGTTTCCACCAACTGTTTGAACATCTCCATCTGATGTGCATCCAGCTTGTCCAGCGCTGCAACCTCGACAACTGCCAATGTTGTTCCTTCATATATAAAAGGCGCCACTACCACAAATGAAGGCGCAGTACTGCCAAGCCCCGAAGATATCCGTATGTAATGATCGGGGATATGATCTAATTTAATTATTTTCCGATCTTTGGCACATTGCCCGACCAGGCCTTCTCCCCAGGCAATGGAGTGTTTTGCTGTCTTTTCATTTTGACCCGCATAAGAAGCAGAGATGACAAGCTCTTCATGCTGAGCTGCGTATAATACGACATATGGTACACCGAGTACTGCTGCCAATCGGTCAACGAATTGCTCACTCAGGCTTCTCAAAGTGGATTCATTCTGAAGAAGCGTGGACATCGAAGCGACTTCATCTTTAAGTTCTCCTTGCTTCTGTACGACCTCAAGCAATTCATTGGTCGTGCGTCCGAGATCTGCAATTTCATCATTCGTACGAACCTGTATTCTTGTGTCCAGACTGCCGCCGGCAGCCATTTCTTTAATCGTTCGAGTCACGTCTTTAATAATCGTAACAATGTTTCTTGAGATGGTAACAGCCACCATAATGGAAAGGACTGCAACGATAACCCACAGAATATAAATCGTCGTAATGAGCTTTTCATTACTATCTTCCAAGCTTTGCACTCGCTCGATAGTAAGTGCCTTTTCCGTTGCCAGGAAAGAATTGAACTTGTTACGGATCGAATCCATAGTTTCCTTACCCGGGTCCTTACTAAAAAACTGTTTAACTTCATCTTCCCTGCCGTTTTTCTTCATGTCAATTACGGGTTTACCGGCAGTTTCTATCCATTTTTCTATACTTTGACGGATATCTTTAAGATTCTCCTGCTGAGAAGGATTATCAGTCAATAGCAGGTAGAGATTGTTATAATTCGTTTCCCAGGCAGAACTCGCCTGATTGTAGGGCTCAAGATATGATGAATCTCCGGTTATGGCATATCCCCGCTGACCAGTCTCCATATCGAGGAGCGATTTTTCCACACTGTTTGCCAGATCATGAACCTCTATATCGTGTTGGCTTATAAAATCGGTCTCATGCTGCAGCGATGCAACCCTGTTCGTAACGACGAGCAGAAATACAGCGACACAGATCAATATAAATATATAACCAAGTGTGATCTTCGAGCCAATGTTCAACTTCATCTTCTTTCGCAACTCTAGCCCCCCGTCCCCCTGTATCATCTGAAAGCTTACTGCAATATTTTAGTAGTTGTGATACGAATAATCAACAGTTATGTAATCTATGGCGCAAAACTGCTATATAGAAAGTCTACCACTGTTTTATATGTAAGTATAATTATATCTTCATTATAGTATAGAAAAAACCTGTTCAGGAGAAAGTCCCAAACAGGTTTGTTTTCTGATTCAATGAATGATATGACTAGGCAAGTACCATCCTGTCATCAGATAGCTTATGACCGCTGATTCTTGCAAATTCACCAAGCAGCTCCTCGACCGTCAAACTCTTCTTACGCTGCTCATCAATGTCCAGAATAATCTGTCCTTTGTCCATCATAATCAGACGATTGCCAAGACGGATGGCCTGCTCCATGTTATGCGTGACCATCAACGTTGTCAGCTTCATCTCGCGTACGATAGATTCCGTTAAACGTGTAATCAGCTCGGCACGGGCCGGATCAAGCGCTGCGGTGTGTTCATCCAGCAGCAGGATATCGGGCTGCGTAAAGGTCGCCATCAGCAGACTGAGTGCCTGACGTTCCCCGCCTGACAAAAGGCCGACTTTGGCGCGAAGTCGATTCTCGAGTCCAATACCGAGCCGCTCGAGAGATTCGCGGAACATCTGTCTGCGGCTCGCTTTGATACTCATCTTGAGCCCACGGCGCTTGCCTCTGGCGAAGGCCATCGCCAGATTTTCCTCGATCGTCATATGGGGCGCCGTTCCGGCCATTGGATCCTGAAATACTCTTCCGATCCACCGGCTGCGCTGGTATTCAGGAAGATGGCTGATGATTTTCCCATCAATCATGACGTCACCCGCATCCGGCTTCATGACACCCGAGATGATATTCATGAGGGTAGATTTACCGGCTCCGTTACTGCCGATCAGCGTAATGAAATCTCCGGGACGCAGGTTAACGTTAATATGATTCAATGCGATTTTCTCATCGGGTGAGCCCGGATTAAACAACTTGGATACCTGTTTGATTTCAAGCATGGAGATCACCTCCTGCTGTACTTTTAGGGATAACACCCGTCAGTTCGGCTGTGCGTCTCTTCGCCAGCTTCTTCTGTTTGATCGCCCGGCTTGCGGACGGGAACACCAGTGCAAAGATAACGATAATGGCGGTAATCAGCTTCAAATCCGAAGCATCCAGCCATTCCACCCGAAGCGCGAAGGCTACCACGATACGATAGACGACGGATCCTAATACGACTGCAATCGTTGCATGAATGACGTTCCGAGCACCAAAAATCGCTTCACCGATAATAACGGAAGCCAGACCGATGACGATCATGCCGATTCCCATGCTGCTGTCGGCAAAGCCGGATAACTGAGTGATCAGCGCACCCGACAGAGCAACGAGGCCATTCGCAAGGCTGACTCCGACGATTTTGGTCGTGTCCGTATTGGCGCCTAAACTCCGAATCATCCGGTCATTATCCCCTGTCGCCCGCAGCGCAAGCCCGAGATCCGTATGCAGGAACCAGTTCATAAGCAGCAGAACGATAATCACAAAAAGCGGGATCAAAATCCATGGATTGATATTAAACACAGTATTTTCATCCATGATTGCGACGTTAGGTTTGCCCAGAATCCTCATATTAATGGAATATAGAGCGATCATCATCAATATCCCCGATAACAGCCCGTTAATCTTGCCTTTGGTATGCAGCAGGCCTGTGCATGCACCAGCCGCGACTCCTCCAAGGAAACCTGCGAGGCTTGCAAACCAGGCATTATAACCATGGGAGATCATCACCGCCGCGATCGCACCGCCAGTTGTGAAGCTTCCATCGACGGTTAAATCCGGAAAATCGAGGATCCGATAGGTAATATATACCCCAAGTGCCATCAAAGCATAGAGCAAACCAAGTTCAATCGCACCCAAGAATGAGCTTAACATGATGAATTCCTCCTTATGACATGAAAGGAGTGGACGAAGGATATCGCCACTCCTCTATAACAATTCCCCACTGCTTATTGAATGATATTTTTCTCTTTGTCCTGCACTTCGTTCTTCATTTCATCCGTAACCGTGATGCCTTGTGCCGCAGCCGCTTTCAGGTTTAGAATCAAATCAAGCTTCTCCTGCATGGTCACTTTCATATCTCCTGGATTTTTACCATTCTTCAGAATGTCTACAGCC
Encoded here:
- a CDS encoding Ger(x)C family spore germination protein; protein product: MSKRVLKLLIVCVMLIGMALQMTGCNKSQRILEKLAIDHTIGYDLDDEQKLNVTAAIINQGEGGSEVKQELITAEAETSKEAKIKLSRQTSRNIVSGQLRNTMYSMDVASQGIRKLIENLVRDPSISPRVKITVVNGSVEELLRSQFPNHPNTSQYVDHLLEKNWKNQNIPQVNIYQFTRDYLDDGIDPVAPIVRKKGDNVIVDGLALFKDDKYVGKLSADYNMLFAMSRGKYRQGEIYIKLDQNDSDGAVMLGTVSSDKKFKVWRKRSGGFVVELCLEVKGDIMEYTGNVLLDNHKDIITIEQGISKYISNKMEDMVDIMKDKRADNVGLGKQVRNSISYKEWKNINWDELYPEVTFRCTVNTKIKSTGEILEIPVPSRE
- a CDS encoding GerAB/ArcD/ProY family transporter; this translates as MKERLYSTHIALLVFMIQTGVSALSLSRKAAVYFGTNGWLSILILGCVAAINIVLISIVNRMGNGMSVFDIMEKSIPRFIVIPIYLLLSAYLAAIGCLVGKQYIHIFQLIAFPTASPLMLQGCFNLLVLILVTKGIYNISKAATVFSLLILWMVFLLFAFSNDFEFERMTPFVFKGGRDMLVGAVDMFAAFVGYELILFVMPYADRSKKWTRSVQIGNLMTTLTYFSFVFISFGFFSLGQLKIMIYPLLDMLAYIQLPFVERLENMLFSFLLFTVVVTSTMYTWSAGEAVHHVFPKANRNVMALFIVFITFLLSILPDTLYELELWLKILSYGEVAFSFAFPIFLILLLLIQGRMGVKSRV
- a CDS encoding spore germination protein, which produces MTAKHKPITLEYVLHEFEQCVDLIHRNFPMLSADMVYFDHLIDKDAMEREVLQPFANVQADELDHLLKDSRFNSSSSSKEIIEGILKGDAAIFHESSVYLVSLYGPSSRSIEQSETEAVIIGPHDAFTESAFTNLSLIRRKLKSSHLKAIQLSVGEVAKSDVFVLYIDGIVNMEFVNEMIKRIRDIEVDIITDSNMLVQHIDDYPNTIFPLFLTTERPDLIVSKLSSGRVAVIMDESPSVISGPTSLFEFFTSPDDYYQRWIIGTATRILRYIAFIITITFTAVYVAITTYHYEMIPENLLYTLIESRSRVPFPPVFEALLMEVTIELLREAGARLPSKIGQTIGIVGGIVIGQAAVQAGLTSNILIIAVALSAIASFVIPSYVMSASIRFARFFLIILAGIWGNFGLMIGISILVIHLSKLTSLGSSYITPIAPLNFQDWKDSFIRGPFWMLKDRPAQSRTHNKVRNKMKR
- a CDS encoding PadR family transcriptional regulator, whose protein sequence is MDERELLVLGLLMTQSQHGYQINDFIERNLGQVSDMKKATAYSILKRLDKQGCVDVTVEQEGNRPPRQIYSITDRGRELFYDLLRSSLAHAENVTPAGEIGLMFIDHLSRKDAKELLKIKLEKMNQLIEACSSIPSHEEGIGVNLSFRHRLALLECNRTFLIQTIQELENESAV
- a CDS encoding CHASE3 domain-containing protein — encoded protein: MRKKMKLNIGSKITLGYIFILICVAVFLLVVTNRVASLQHETDFISQHDIEVHDLANSVEKSLLDMETGQRGYAITGDSSYLEPYNQASSAWETNYNNLYLLLTDNPSQQENLKDIRQSIEKWIETAGKPVIDMKKNGREDEVKQFFSKDPGKETMDSIRNKFNSFLATEKALTIERVQSLEDSNEKLITTIYILWVIVAVLSIMVAVTISRNIVTIIKDVTRTIKEMAAGGSLDTRIQVRTNDEIADLGRTTNELLEVVQKQGELKDEVASMSTLLQNESTLRSLSEQFVDRLAAVLGVPYVVLYAAQHEELVISASYAGQNEKTAKHSIAWGEGLVGQCAKDRKIIKLDHIPDHYIRISSGLGSTAPSFVVVAPFIYEGTTLAVVEVAALDKLDAHQMEMFKQLVETASGTMHSVINRMEIQRLYMESQTLNEELQSQSEELQVQTEELQVQSEELQMQTDELQSMNEKLEIQKDQAQNAAVELEKYAGQLETSSNYKSEFLANMSHELRTPLNSMLILSQILAENRTGNLTEEEANYASVINSSGTDLLHLINDILDLSKVEAGKIQLEISAVNMSELPESMERYFGKTAEFKSLQFRYEIAPNVPDIFYSDELRLHQIIRNLLSNAFKFTERGEVSLNIYKLDSVTTKGFSIPTETLAFAVRDTGIGISEDKQNMIFEAFKQADGATARKFGGTGLGLSISQQFAKLLGGELTVESVPGIGSTFTLYLPCETEHVDVSPMILMQSEAAVGAAPGAASQAAWSYKPEETGGKPLGQSMVEQEPLFLEETELFEGKKVLVVDDDIRNVYALANALERYNMHVLTAQNGYECLDILQTDPDISIILMDIMMPEMDGYQTMKNIRNTLDLTELPILALTAKAMKEDKDKCLAAGASDYLSKPLNINEVISRMKVWLTKSQME
- a CDS encoding ABC transporter ATP-binding protein translates to MLEIKQVSKLFNPGSPDEKIALNHINVNLRPGDFITLIGSNGAGKSTLMNIISGVMKPDAGDVMIDGKIISHLPEYQRSRWIGRVFQDPMAGTAPHMTIEENLAMAFARGKRRGLKMSIKASRRQMFRESLERLGIGLENRLRAKVGLLSGGERQALSLLMATFTQPDILLLDEHTAALDPARAELITRLTESIVREMKLTTLMVTHNMEQAIRLGNRLIMMDKGQIILDIDEQRKKSLTVEELLGEFARISGHKLSDDRMVLA
- a CDS encoding ABC transporter permease, whose protein sequence is MLSSFLGAIELGLLYALMALGVYITYRILDFPDLTVDGSFTTGGAIAAVMISHGYNAWFASLAGFLGGVAAGACTGLLHTKGKINGLLSGILMMIALYSINMRILGKPNVAIMDENTVFNINPWILIPLFVIIVLLLMNWFLHTDLGLALRATGDNDRMIRSLGANTDTTKIVGVSLANGLVALSGALITQLSGFADSSMGIGMIVIGLASVIIGEAIFGARNVIHATIAVVLGSVVYRIVVAFALRVEWLDASDLKLITAIIVIFALVFPSASRAIKQKKLAKRRTAELTGVIPKSTAGGDLHA